One Deltaproteobacteria bacterium genomic window, GGACAAGCCCGGCGCGGCCAACCGCGCGCTGGAAATCCTGCGCGCGATGATGTTCCGGGCCGAGGAGTGGGGCTTGCGCGAGCGCGACACCAACCCCTGTCTCGGCATGAAGTGGAACCCGAGGAAGAAGATCGCCCGGTTCCTCGACATCGACGAACTGGCCCAGCTCGGGCGCGCTCTCGACGCACACGAGGCGCGCTGGCCCGAGGCCGTCGCCGCGATCCGGCTGCTGGCGCTCACCGGCTGCCGCCGCAGCGAAGTGCTCAATCTCCGCTGGCGGAATATCGGCGCCGATGCGTTGAACCTCGAAGACTCGAAAACCGGCCCGCGCGCGGTGCCGCTCGGCGAGGCCGCGCGCACTGTCATCGACGCGCTGCCCGGCCCCCGGAAGCCAGCGGCGTTCCTGTTTCCGCGCCATGCCGAAGGCCGGGGTATCTGGATTTTGACGAACTGCTGGCGGACGGCCTGCGCCGATGCCGGGCTCGGCAGGCTCCGCCTGCACGACCTTCGACATACCGCCGCCAGCCAGGCCGTCATGGCGGGCGAGAATCTGCCGCTGGTCGGCAAGTTGCTCGGTCATCGCCGCCACCGCACCACAGCGGGCTACGCTCACCTTGCCGACAGCCATCTTGTCGAAGTGGCGGAAAGGGTCGGCAACGTCATTGCCGATGCGATGGTGAGTCGCAAACGAAAGCCAGACTCCGGCAGCAAGTGATCGACCATGCCCGTACGGAAGCCGCCGGCGTGGAACCGCGTACTCACTCACGTCCGGTGCATGAAAGCCCGAAGCGCACTTGCCAGAGGTTCGGAGGCTTCCTCCGCCAGATAATGTCCGCAGTCCGCGAACTCGAGCACCTCAGCGTTGGAAAGCTCGGATTTCCACCGGTCGAGTTCCTTCCTTCGGAATGCGATGTCGCGGTGCCCCCATGCAATAAGGGCGGGCTTGTCCGCGAAGGCCGCGCGCTCGCGCCAGATCGCGTCGAGCCAGTCGCTCGCGCCGACGATGTGACCGGGGAAGGCGGCCATCGCGGCCCGCGCCTCGGGCGAAGGGAGCGCATGGCGGTAATGGGCCATGATCTCCGG contains:
- a CDS encoding site-specific integrase, with product DKPGAANRALEILRAMMFRAEEWGLRERDTNPCLGMKWNPRKKIARFLDIDELAQLGRALDAHEARWPEAVAAIRLLALTGCRRSEVLNLRWRNIGADALNLEDSKTGPRAVPLGEAARTVIDALPGPRKPAAFLFPRHAEGRGIWILTNCWRTACADAGLGRLRLHDLRHTAASQAVMAGENLPLVGKLLGHRRHRTTAGYAHLADSHLVEVAERVGNVIADAMVSRKRKPDSGSK